From Pseudoramibacter sp.:
TTTCTTTCTCAATTGAACGTACCGGTACATGGCGGGCATATACCTTCTTACCGTTTCGATCAACCCGTCATAAACTTGTTCCGGCACATGTTCATCCGCCATACTCATCGCTCTCGAAGAATCATAATGGCGTACCTGCGCGCTGGCAACAGCTTCTTTAACACAGGCATTATAGGTTGCCCCAAAGGTATTGATATGTTCTTTGAAGCCCTTGTAGAAACTTTCAAAGGCATGTTTTCTCAATACGCGGTCTTCATCCATTTGTAATAAGATGTAGTTGGACTGCGTCACTTCGTGGCTTTCGCCCTTGCTATCTATGGCACGATCAAATCTGAGATCAGCGTCCTGCAGATTTTCACTGATCTTCCCGGGAGCGCCCAGCACCTCTGTGAAAGCCGCCAGCAACGCTTCTTCCCTCCCGGATAAGACGTGCGGCTTCTCGTCTAATAACTTCTGCATGACAAACGCGTAAGGCGCTAACGCCTCGTCTTTCACAACCGCCGCTAAAGCCGTCTCATCCATAGCGAGAATCTCAGGTTCCGCAAAACTCACAGCTTGTGCGTATTTGGCGTAAATCATGTATGCCTTGGATTCCATAGCTTTACCATCATTCGATCGGGTATCCTCGCAATTTCTCAAACTCGCATAACAATAGTAATTTGATAACTTTCTGCTTAATTCTGTATCCAGATCGAAAAACGCTCTGATCGTCTTTGCGTCCTTCAATTTTCCCTGATACGCTGCTAATTTCTGAATGTTCGCGTCAATCTCAGGGAGTGCTTTTTCCCATTCTGCATCACTCTGAAATAAACTCGATAAATCCCACATATACTGCGGATCTAGGTCTTTGCGTTCCTTTATCGTTTTGTTCATCATAACCTTCTTTCATCATCGTGCTTTGATCCACTATCTTGACATCAATGCTACCGTCTCCACATGGCACGAGACAAGCACCTGAATGTCCGGATCCCGGGCACATTTCCGTCCGTTCGCGGGAACTGCTCAAAGCCGAAAATCGATGCTTTTATAGGTGCTCTTTGTTTGCGGAAATATGTCCAAGTGCTTTTTCTACCAAATAGTACGGCGGGCAGAAGGGAAGCCATCGTCTCGACCTGCTCTCCTCTGCTCGATCGGTTTATGATCAAGGTCTAGGCCCCAGTATGCCGTTAATTTGGTCGCTTCTCTTGGTCGGTCGGCGATCAAGTTGCTTTCTCCTGTACCTCTGATTTCGGCTGTTAGGTTTGTCTATCAAGGCCTCATCTTTGATACAATACCCATATGTGCTTTTAGCCCGAAAACTGCGCTGCTTCTGGGCTTTTCTGCGTCTCAGGGCATAGAGCGGAAGCGTGACTGTGGCCCTGTATGTATATGTTGCTGTGATTTCTGTAGTCAAAAGCGACACTCACCATCTGTAATCGTAAAAAGTATGGCCATCGCTGAACGGTTACTCGGCGCCACCATGCTTTCTCAAGCTGTGACTCCTCGTCGGAATCCACATGTTTTCCGTCATCAAGGGAAACCATTATCAGGTTCCCATTGATGTCAATTATCGTTCCTTCTTGGCCGCGATACTTCACTCGCACACGATCACCAACTCGAAAGCCAAACGACGACTTAGCTCGGTTTGAATCTCCGAGCACACCGAGAAAAGCAAACCATCCTGATTTTTTCTTTCGTTTCTGCTTTTCGAGATTCTTGTTAATCCGGTTCAGGTTGTCCGCAATCTGTCCCGCACATTCCGCGAGGTCGTCGATCTGTTTCTGAAGAACTCCCGGCTGCCAGATAGCACCTTCATTCGGATCTTGCAGATTGTATCGCCTAGCAATATTTGTTATCACATCGTCCCGAATCTCGTTATTATTGAGTTCTTCCAGAACCTTCTGCGTACAAGGACCCGTTGCCGCTATCACGAGAGTATTCAAAAGCTCCTCGTCACCGATAAATACGGCAAGCTCCGCGACCTGAGCATATGTGAAGGATAGCTGTACCTTCTCTGCCTTGCGAAGAAGGCGGCAGGCAAGAGCCTCATCTATACATTGGCAGCAATCTACAATCTCGGTGGTATCTGCATTTTGAAGGTCGGATATCTGTGAAAGTCTGGAAGAGACAGTGCTATCAGACCAGCAAAGATAACCATCGTAGAATTGTTTCCAGGTCATCATAAGCTCGCCGTCAGGCTCACAATCATTTCGCCAGCGATGTTCGTGATGGTAAACGTGTCATTCATCATAAGCATTTTCCTCTCAATTTGGTATTGGAACGGGAACATATAGCCCATTTCGCGTAAGTCCTGAAGGGTAAAGTTTCCTTTATCTTCGACAGTCATACCGGCACTTGCCAGAAATGCATTTACTTTATCGTCTCGCACTTCATGCTTTACGATAGTGTAGCGACCTGGCTTCTCGGCTTTCAAAGCACCCATCGCTTTCATTGTTGCGATGATCTTGTCGATAGAGTGGAACAGCGTTGCGCGTTCACCCCATTCATCAAAGATCTTCTGCTTTAGTTGCTAGATCGTAAACTCCTCTTCAAATTCGGAGAGCTTATCAATGATCCTCGATACATCTACAAATATCGGATAAGTGGCAAGGATAATACACCAGTGTGCTAAAAGTATCTGGAGCAGTACCACGACCAGATCGAATGTGTCTCCTGCGGCGGAGAATCCGGGGAGGGAGCCAGACTCTGTGACTATGGATGGATCATCATCACAAGGATGCAGTGTGACGAATACGGCGTGCACTTTCACTTCCATCAGACTGGCAGCCTCTTCAAGAAAGGAAGCCGGATCTATCATATTGACCGGAAGGATCAGGAAGAACAGGCAAGAAAATCCGGGATTGACACGCCAATCTCTTCCATTTGATTATTGTCTCGCTCTGCTGGCTGCTGCGCTTAGCTCCAGCCATTTCAGGTCTCTGGAAGATCGTTGGGAATCGTTAAAGGCAGAGGAATGTCTGCAAAATTTCGTTCAGAAGAACAGTGCGTCCCACTTCTCTATCTCATCGATCCATGCGAGCGGATCATAATATTTCTTTCTCCTCCCGTTATCGCGGATCTCATACCGGAGCGTTCCGCCGCCCAGGATTGCATCTACGCTGATCACACAGTCAAGATGTCCGTCGTCCTGTCGGGTTTTCTCAATGCTTACTTTGACATTGGAAAACGGGCGCAAAAGAATTCTGACCACCGGGAGATCCTGTTCATTGATGTACTCTCGGTCGAGGAATGCG
This genomic window contains:
- a CDS encoding DUF5131 family protein, whose translation is MECVSCGGESGEGARLCDYGWIIITRMQCDEYGVHFHFHQTGSLFKKGSRIYHIDRKDQEEQARKSGIDTPISSI